A single Ruficoccus amylovorans DNA region contains:
- a CDS encoding Nramp family divalent metal transporter: MPSVFSRLGKILLSVGPGIFAIGYTLGTGSVTSMAKAGSQFGMELLWVLALSCIFSGILMEAAGRYALVTGETAAYGCKKHLPGGKWLAILMVIGVVTGQWFCLSGLVGLSSSAVYEGARLFMPGLGDEFYWPVLGIAAAVMLVMYGLLWHGGYGFFEKILVLFVALLGLSFLLSMFVVLPPAEEFVGGLIPSVPQVPGATLMIAAFVGTTMAAPTFVVRPLLVKAKGWTQKDLSHQRLDAITGVTLMFVLSGSIMACAAGALHSRGLEINNVLDMVRTLEPIAGRFAVALFLLGTLSAGLSSIFPICMVAPLLISDYRNGSFDSRSPMFRTLCAVACLLGLTVPILGANPIVAQILTQIAQVFILPLVIVIFAALVNKQSLMGRHRAGWLLNTGLAVAFAFALIISYIAAISLLDLVGSSAQ; the protein is encoded by the coding sequence ATGCCAAGCGTATTCAGCCGTCTCGGTAAAATCCTCCTGTCTGTCGGCCCCGGCATCTTCGCCATCGGTTATACGCTCGGGACCGGTAGCGTAACCTCGATGGCCAAAGCGGGTAGCCAGTTCGGCATGGAACTGCTCTGGGTGCTCGCGTTGAGCTGCATCTTTTCCGGAATATTGATGGAGGCTGCCGGTCGCTATGCCCTTGTGACGGGAGAGACTGCCGCCTACGGGTGCAAAAAACACCTACCCGGCGGCAAGTGGCTGGCCATCCTGATGGTTATCGGTGTGGTGACCGGGCAGTGGTTCTGCCTCTCGGGACTGGTTGGGCTCTCATCGAGTGCCGTGTATGAGGGCGCGCGCCTGTTCATGCCGGGGCTGGGGGATGAGTTTTACTGGCCGGTGCTGGGAATAGCAGCTGCGGTCATGCTCGTGATGTACGGCCTGCTCTGGCATGGCGGGTATGGTTTTTTTGAAAAAATCCTGGTACTCTTCGTCGCGCTGCTTGGGCTGTCTTTCCTGCTGTCAATGTTTGTGGTGCTGCCGCCGGCGGAGGAGTTCGTTGGCGGGCTGATTCCGAGCGTGCCGCAGGTGCCGGGGGCCACGCTGATGATTGCCGCCTTCGTCGGTACGACCATGGCGGCACCGACTTTCGTCGTGCGCCCGTTGTTGGTCAAGGCGAAGGGGTGGACGCAAAAAGACCTCTCGCATCAGCGGCTGGACGCCATTACCGGGGTGACTCTGATGTTCGTGCTCAGCGGCTCGATCATGGCCTGCGCGGCGGGCGCGCTGCACAGTCGTGGGCTGGAGATAAACAACGTGCTCGACATGGTACGCACGCTGGAGCCGATTGCCGGACGCTTTGCCGTGGCGCTCTTTTTGCTGGGTACGTTGAGCGCCGGGCTCTCCTCGATTTTTCCGATCTGCATGGTCGCTCCGCTGCTAATCAGCGATTACCGGAACGGAAGCTTCGACAGCCGCAGTCCGATGTTTCGCACGCTGTGCGCGGTGGCTTGCCTGCTGGGATTGACAGTACCGATTCTCGGTGCGAACCCGATTGTTGCCCAAATACTCACCCAGATCGCGCAGGTCTTCATACTGCCACTGGTCATCGTCATCTTCGCGGCGCTCGTGAATAAACAATCCCTCATGGGACGTCACCGGGCCGGATGGTTGCTTAATACCGGGCTGGCGGTGGCTTTCGCCTTCGCTCTGATCATTTCCTACATCGCGGCTATCAGCTTGCTGGACCTGGTTGGTTCGTCCGCGCAGTAG
- a CDS encoding PAS domain S-box protein has translation MPKKYTENVRILAVGLRESEYQSIARSLKDFSTDAEFVVASDWTEAKAVLNARSARFDVVLVDADRDRGAGWEECRTLLHREHTTPTILLDRTPSRERAQDAFKSGIQDYIEIDSDGRYLVYLPHTIVRIVDHYQAKWARKSAERAMERIAVSITALSGSAFFRELTRYITETLNLDYALVGEFTSPDKTRVRTLSFSSTQPGAVAEYPVAGAPCERLLNGEPFIQESGICQAFPEDKQLTELEAESYIGLPLLNQDKQVSGLLCVLHRERIDNLDFVLLALRAFATRAEMELERERTQDALQRQARILEQLGEAIIGADINGNIKFWNLQAESLFGLKAGDVLGSKLYRLLPEPDEQFVSRHFLEPLLIHGNHVVETRLRHNDGHVFHGHLSLSQEKNQRGEVVGVIACCRDISVRMQAEKQRQEAQQRLEFHVQRTPLAFIEWDLKCRITSWNPAAERIFGYHSEEIVGQSFAWLVHENFLPAGSEIFTNLLSNTGGFSSTNENVTRDGRIITCEWYNTPLMNEAGKIVGIASLVNDITDRIRYEQELKKSKEAADSANRSKDEFLAVMSHEIRTPMNSIIGFADLLREQTQDEDQLESIDIIKANAYTLLELINNVLNYSRLDSGRIVLENRDTELPLLLNEIEEAMGAEASQKNLELTCEIEEHTPHLVKTDYLELRQILLNVVGNAIKFTHQGSIRITVSARPTADKPGYWTYIFAVRDTGVGIPKDKLSTLFKSFSQVDSSSTRKFGGTGLGLAICRKICHLLGGDIWAESHENRGTTFYFTISGEVIAHSSEHPSLDSHMQPDEPLRILLVEDEAQTRQLLHEIIRQMGHECTTASCGEEAIDILRQRRFDLIFMDVEMSGMSGLETTHSIRQGDAGPENQGVFICALTAYTHGDDKQDCLDAGMNEHLGKPILTKSLKSILSKANQHKAQARA, from the coding sequence ATGCCTAAAAAATATACGGAAAATGTCCGCATCCTGGCCGTCGGCTTGCGGGAGAGCGAATACCAGTCGATCGCCCGAAGCCTGAAAGACTTTTCCACCGATGCTGAATTCGTGGTCGCTTCCGATTGGACCGAGGCAAAAGCAGTCCTGAACGCCAGGAGCGCGCGATTCGATGTCGTCCTCGTCGATGCGGACAGAGACCGTGGCGCAGGCTGGGAGGAGTGCCGTACACTTCTCCATCGCGAGCACACCACCCCCACTATCCTGCTTGACCGTACTCCCTCCCGCGAGCGTGCCCAGGACGCCTTCAAGTCTGGCATTCAGGACTATATCGAGATCGACTCCGATGGCCGCTACCTGGTTTACCTGCCGCACACAATTGTCCGGATCGTGGATCACTATCAGGCCAAGTGGGCGCGTAAATCTGCCGAACGGGCGATGGAGCGGATTGCTGTTTCCATTACTGCTCTCTCCGGTTCGGCCTTTTTTCGGGAGTTGACCCGTTACATTACCGAAACGCTCAATCTCGACTACGCGCTTGTCGGTGAGTTCACCAGCCCGGATAAGACGCGCGTCCGTACCCTCTCCTTTTCCAGTACCCAGCCCGGTGCAGTAGCGGAGTATCCCGTCGCGGGCGCTCCCTGCGAACGCCTGCTCAATGGCGAACCCTTTATCCAGGAAAGCGGGATCTGCCAGGCGTTCCCCGAGGACAAACAACTGACCGAACTGGAGGCCGAATCCTACATCGGCCTGCCGCTGCTCAATCAGGACAAGCAGGTCAGCGGCCTGCTCTGCGTGCTCCACCGCGAGCGCATCGACAATCTTGACTTTGTCCTGCTGGCACTACGGGCCTTCGCCACCCGCGCGGAGATGGAGCTCGAACGCGAACGCACTCAGGACGCGCTCCAGCGTCAGGCCCGCATCCTGGAACAGCTGGGCGAGGCCATTATCGGGGCCGACATCAACGGCAATATCAAGTTCTGGAACCTTCAGGCCGAATCACTGTTTGGTCTCAAGGCCGGGGATGTCCTGGGCAGCAAGCTGTATCGCCTCCTGCCCGAGCCCGACGAGCAGTTCGTCAGCCGCCATTTTCTGGAGCCGCTCCTGATCCACGGCAACCATGTCGTCGAAACCCGACTCCGGCACAATGACGGCCACGTTTTCCACGGGCACCTGTCCCTTAGCCAGGAGAAAAACCAGCGCGGAGAAGTCGTCGGCGTCATCGCCTGTTGCCGGGATATCAGCGTGCGCATGCAGGCCGAAAAGCAGCGACAGGAAGCACAGCAACGGCTGGAATTTCACGTTCAGCGCACCCCGCTGGCGTTCATTGAGTGGGACTTGAAATGCCGCATCACCTCCTGGAATCCAGCAGCAGAGCGCATCTTTGGCTACCACTCCGAGGAGATCGTCGGACAGTCTTTCGCCTGGCTTGTGCATGAGAATTTCCTCCCCGCCGGCAGCGAGATTTTCACCAACCTGCTTTCCAATACCGGAGGCTTCAGCAGCACAAACGAAAACGTCACCCGCGACGGGCGAATCATCACCTGCGAATGGTACAACACTCCGCTCATGAACGAGGCGGGCAAGATCGTCGGTATCGCCTCACTGGTCAACGACATCACCGACCGCATCCGCTACGAGCAGGAACTGAAAAAGTCCAAAGAGGCCGCCGACTCTGCCAACCGCAGCAAGGACGAGTTTCTCGCTGTCATGAGCCACGAAATCCGCACCCCGATGAACTCCATCATCGGCTTCGCCGACCTCCTGCGCGAACAGACGCAGGACGAGGATCAACTGGAGTCCATCGATATCATCAAGGCCAACGCTTACACCCTGCTCGAACTCATTAACAACGTCCTCAACTACAGCCGCCTTGACTCCGGGCGAATTGTATTGGAAAACCGCGACACGGAACTTCCGCTGCTCCTTAACGAGATCGAGGAAGCGATGGGGGCCGAGGCCAGCCAGAAGAACCTGGAGCTGACTTGCGAGATCGAGGAGCACACGCCGCACCTGGTTAAGACCGATTACCTGGAACTGCGCCAGATACTGCTCAACGTTGTCGGCAACGCGATCAAGTTCACCCACCAAGGGTCCATTCGCATCACCGTGTCCGCCCGCCCCACCGCCGACAAGCCCGGCTACTGGACCTACATTTTTGCCGTGCGTGACACCGGCGTCGGTATTCCTAAAGACAAGCTCAGCACACTTTTCAAAAGCTTCAGTCAGGTCGATTCCTCCTCTACGCGCAAGTTCGGGGGGACGGGGCTGGGCTTGGCCATCTGCCGGAAAATCTGCCACCTGCTCGGGGGCGATATCTGGGCCGAGAGTCACGAAAACCGCGGGACGACTTTTTACTTCACCATTTCGGGCGAAGTCATTGCGCATAGCTCGGAGCACCCTTCGCTCGACAGTCATATGCAGCCGGACGAGCCCTTACGGATACTGCTTGTCGAGGACGAGGCCCAGACCCGCCAGCTTCTGCACGAGATCATCAGGCAAATGGGGCATGAATGCACGACCGCTTCGTGCGGCGAGGAAGCCATCGACATACTCCGCCAGCGCAGGTTCGACCTTATTTTTATGGATGTGGAAATGTCAGGCATGAGCGGGCTCGAAACCACCCACTCGATCCGCCAGGGCGACGCTGGACCGGAGAATCAGGGCGTTTTTATCTGCGCCCTCACAGCTTACACCCACGGCGACGACAAGCAGGATTGTCTCGATGCGGGCATGAATGAGCACTTGGGCAAGCCCATCCTGACCAAAAGCCTGAAATCCATTCTGTCAAAAGCCAACCAACACAAGGCGCAGGCCCGAGCGTGA
- a CDS encoding GumC family protein, whose amino-acid sequence MAEFGTQQSEGDFDWSEMLHSWFFKGRIAFQRMWWVFLLTVGLGVSFQAYKGWQQKPVYQSRAKMIVDGQIVLTDKSAAQYSEVYANFYGTQVQLMTSSLVRQKAADRVRALHPEYLPCQVTLNVTQSKDANIFNLSAWGAEQNYTQAYLDAVMEEYLNFKRDRRESKAKDTVYSLQENLLEYQRQIEELEQQKLDFQKKNNIIFVQEQGNTAGAQLASLKDQQAQLKTQLRLLEEIDLDRFVDQGLPPGDEQALVESVLTETDTEYGQARRNLERLRAEMDEFSIYMKPKHPKIIDLKREIERQENLLKIIRRQTLNQVVNKKKILAGELANLNVVIQESEQKALKYSTLNAEFDRIKSRLASYSARHDSYLKMMESLHQSENIHQEPVTILEPATTPTTIPVNMFKQVTSGGLVGLALGVGILFAFAMTDNRLTSVEDVTQRFHAPVLGIIPLQKQRQGEVTLLQPNDDRLMFAESCRNIRSSLLFMDRQGPRPQTILVTSSIPAEGKSTLSSNLAITLAFASSKTLIIDADLRRGKAHRAFGLNANVGLSELLNDTELKPEDVIQQTSYEGLDLIATGEYPERPGELLMSTRFDQIMDELKKRYDYIILDCPPVLATDDTPSLATKADAVLFIIRSTYTRTRQIKSAVDTLELRGTKIRGFVLNFVDNREPNHYYYKYYDYYSYRSYAPKAGNHEKDKKGHPKHAEKIPSGEEHKTPVSGKKETVVAELVDKSAPANPEQKPDDNTDTDKTDKTV is encoded by the coding sequence ATGGCGGAATTTGGCACACAGCAATCTGAGGGCGACTTTGACTGGTCGGAAATGCTCCACTCCTGGTTTTTCAAGGGGCGGATCGCATTTCAGCGCATGTGGTGGGTGTTTCTCCTGACCGTCGGCCTCGGGGTCTCGTTCCAGGCTTACAAGGGCTGGCAGCAGAAACCCGTCTATCAGTCCCGGGCCAAGATGATCGTGGACGGCCAGATCGTGCTCACCGACAAGTCCGCCGCCCAGTACAGCGAGGTTTACGCGAACTTTTACGGCACCCAGGTGCAGTTGATGACGAGCAGCCTCGTGCGCCAGAAGGCCGCCGACCGCGTGCGCGCGCTGCACCCGGAATACCTTCCCTGTCAGGTCACCCTCAACGTCACCCAATCCAAGGACGCCAACATCTTTAATCTCTCCGCCTGGGGCGCGGAGCAGAACTACACCCAGGCCTACCTCGACGCGGTCATGGAGGAATACCTCAACTTCAAGCGCGACCGCCGCGAGAGCAAGGCCAAGGACACGGTTTACTCGCTTCAGGAGAACCTGCTTGAGTACCAGCGCCAGATCGAGGAACTCGAACAGCAGAAGCTTGATTTCCAGAAAAAGAACAACATCATTTTCGTGCAGGAACAGGGCAATACCGCCGGCGCGCAACTTGCCTCCCTGAAGGACCAGCAGGCCCAACTCAAGACCCAGCTCCGCCTGCTCGAAGAGATCGACCTGGACCGTTTCGTCGATCAGGGGTTGCCCCCTGGTGACGAGCAGGCGCTGGTCGAGTCCGTCCTGACCGAGACCGATACCGAGTACGGGCAGGCCCGCCGCAACCTTGAGCGCCTCCGGGCCGAGATGGATGAGTTCTCCATCTACATGAAGCCGAAGCACCCGAAGATCATCGACCTCAAGCGGGAAATCGAGCGTCAGGAAAACCTTTTAAAAATCATCCGCCGCCAGACTCTTAATCAGGTGGTTAACAAGAAGAAGATCCTCGCTGGCGAACTGGCGAACCTCAACGTCGTCATTCAGGAGTCCGAGCAGAAGGCCCTCAAGTACAGCACGCTCAACGCCGAGTTTGACCGCATCAAATCGCGGCTGGCCAGCTACAGCGCCCGGCACGACTCGTACCTGAAAATGATGGAGTCGCTCCACCAGAGCGAGAACATCCATCAGGAACCTGTCACCATCCTTGAGCCCGCGACGACCCCGACCACGATCCCGGTTAACATGTTCAAGCAGGTGACCTCGGGCGGTCTGGTCGGCCTGGCCCTGGGCGTCGGTATCCTTTTCGCCTTCGCCATGACGGATAACCGTCTGACCTCGGTTGAGGACGTGACCCAGCGTTTCCACGCTCCGGTCCTTGGGATTATCCCACTGCAAAAACAGCGTCAGGGTGAAGTCACGCTGCTCCAGCCCAATGACGACCGGCTCATGTTCGCGGAGTCCTGCCGTAACATCCGCTCCTCGCTCCTGTTCATGGACCGCCAGGGACCGCGCCCGCAGACGATTCTGGTCACCAGCTCGATCCCGGCCGAGGGCAAGTCCACGCTCTCGTCAAATCTCGCCATCACGCTCGCCTTTGCCTCGTCCAAGACACTCATCATCGACGCCGACCTGCGCCGCGGCAAGGCCCACCGCGCCTTTGGCCTGAACGCCAATGTCGGCCTCTCGGAACTGCTCAACGACACGGAGCTCAAGCCCGAGGACGTTATCCAGCAGACCTCCTATGAAGGGCTCGACCTGATTGCCACCGGGGAGTACCCCGAGCGCCCGGGCGAACTGCTCATGAGCACGCGCTTCGACCAGATCATGGACGAACTGAAAAAGCGCTACGACTACATCATCCTGGACTGCCCGCCCGTGCTTGCCACGGACGACACGCCCTCGCTCGCCACCAAGGCCGATGCCGTGTTGTTCATCATCCGCTCGACCTACACCCGCACGCGCCAGATCAAGTCCGCCGTGGACACGCTGGAGCTGCGCGGCACCAAGATCCGGGGCTTTGTCCTGAACTTCGTCGATAACCGCGAGCCCAATCACTACTACTACAAGTACTACGATTACTACTCCTACCGCTCCTACGCCCCCAAGGCCGGGAACCATGAGAAGGATAAGAAGGGCCATCCCAAACACGCGGAAAAGATCCCCTCAGGTGAGGAGCACAAGACTCCGGTCAGCGGCAAAAAAGAAACCGTCGTGGCCGAGTTGGTGGACAAATCAGCCCCGGCCAACCCGGAGCAGAAGCCTGACGACAACACGGATACAGACAAGACAGATAAAACCGTCTGA
- a CDS encoding sugar kinase, translated as MKTVVCFGEIMGRLAPEQFYRFSQACPGKLDLTFAGAEANVAASISLLGGRSAFVSALPRHAIADACLRTLRGLGVGVEHVLRTDEGRLGLYFVETGANQRPSNVIYDRGYSSVSLTPGSSYAWEDILTGAGWLHISGITPALSAQAAEAARFAAQQASSAGLTVSCDLNFRKKLWQWEPGCPARELAEKTMRSILPYVDVLIGNEEDAANVLCIHAADTDVESGEVAADKYPQVAAAIAAEFTNIKKIAITLRESISASHNNWGAMLYDTASQRASFSPVRDGAYRPYEIRDIVDRVGGGDSFAAGLVYALHSGDFPEDADAIAFAVAASCLAHSIKGDFNYTTRSEVEALMKGNGSGRVVR; from the coding sequence ATGAAGACCGTTGTTTGTTTTGGAGAAATCATGGGGCGTCTGGCCCCGGAGCAGTTTTACCGTTTCAGCCAGGCCTGTCCGGGTAAGCTGGACCTGACCTTCGCCGGAGCCGAGGCCAATGTGGCGGCGTCCATCAGCCTGCTGGGCGGCAGGAGCGCCTTTGTGTCGGCCCTGCCGAGGCACGCGATCGCCGATGCCTGCCTGCGCACCTTGCGCGGACTCGGAGTGGGCGTGGAACATGTCTTGCGCACCGACGAGGGGCGGCTGGGGCTGTACTTCGTCGAGACCGGGGCGAACCAGCGTCCAAGCAACGTCATTTACGATCGGGGGTATTCATCGGTCTCGCTCACACCCGGTTCGAGCTATGCGTGGGAAGATATTTTAACGGGCGCGGGCTGGCTGCACATTTCCGGCATCACCCCGGCACTCTCGGCCCAGGCGGCGGAGGCGGCCCGCTTTGCCGCGCAGCAGGCCAGCTCCGCCGGACTTACCGTGTCGTGTGATTTGAACTTCCGTAAGAAGCTCTGGCAGTGGGAGCCGGGTTGCCCGGCCCGTGAGTTGGCAGAGAAAACCATGCGCTCGATCCTGCCTTATGTGGACGTGCTCATCGGCAACGAGGAAGACGCTGCCAATGTGCTTTGTATCCATGCCGCGGATACAGATGTCGAGTCTGGCGAAGTCGCCGCCGACAAGTACCCGCAAGTCGCCGCCGCCATAGCCGCCGAATTCACGAATATCAAGAAAATCGCCATCACCCTCCGCGAAAGCATCTCCGCCAGCCATAACAACTGGGGCGCGATGCTCTACGATACCGCGAGCCAGCGGGCCAGTTTTTCCCCTGTCAGGGATGGAGCTTACCGTCCTTACGAGATCCGCGACATCGTGGACCGCGTGGGTGGGGGAGACTCTTTCGCCGCCGGTCTGGTCTATGCCTTGCATTCGGGTGACTTCCCCGAGGACGCCGATGCCATCGCCTTTGCCGTAGCCGCGTCTTGCCTGGCCCATTCAATCAAGGGAGATTTTAATTACACCACTCGGTCCGAAGTTGAAGCTCTGATGAAAGGCAATGGATCGGGCCGTGTCGTCCGCTAG
- the eda gene encoding bifunctional 4-hydroxy-2-oxoglutarate aldolase/2-dehydro-3-deoxy-phosphogluconate aldolase produces the protein MSSVFSPELSAKITRTGIVAVIVLESENHVAPLADALREGGVNAVELALRTPRSLEALRVLRRHAPEMLVGAGTVLLPEQVARVREAGADFAVAPGTNRRVLEAAAGVDLPFGPGIVTPSDIEAALEFGCNVLKFFPAEPSGGLKYLRNMIAPYQHLGLRYIPLGGLAADNISPYAADPNVLAIGGSWIAPKVLIEAEDWTEITARARVAVDTVKQNRQS, from the coding sequence ATGAGTTCCGTATTCAGCCCTGAACTGTCGGCTAAAATAACCCGCACCGGCATTGTCGCCGTGATCGTGCTCGAAAGCGAAAATCACGTCGCCCCGCTGGCTGATGCCTTGCGTGAAGGCGGAGTGAATGCGGTGGAACTGGCCCTGCGTACGCCCCGATCCCTGGAAGCGCTTCGGGTGCTTCGCCGTCACGCGCCCGAGATGCTGGTCGGTGCCGGAACTGTCCTGCTCCCCGAACAGGTCGCCCGGGTGCGCGAAGCCGGAGCGGACTTTGCCGTTGCTCCGGGGACAAACCGCCGTGTGCTAGAAGCCGCCGCCGGGGTTGATTTACCTTTCGGGCCGGGCATTGTCACGCCGAGCGACATCGAGGCGGCGCTGGAGTTTGGCTGCAACGTGCTGAAGTTTTTCCCCGCCGAGCCTTCGGGTGGCCTGAAGTACCTGCGCAACATGATTGCACCGTACCAGCATTTGGGGCTGCGATACATACCGCTCGGAGGCTTGGCGGCGGACAATATTTCCCCCTACGCTGCCGACCCGAATGTGCTCGCCATCGGGGGCTCGTGGATAGCGCCGAAGGTCCTGATCGAGGCGGAAGACTGGACCGAAATCACCGCTCGTGCCCGGGTAGCCGTAGATACCGTTAAACAGAATCGCCAATCATAA
- a CDS encoding sialidase family protein, with the protein MIRTLVPIALMLVATHISSGQQDDPPQFLGAPDASRAVNNRAVTMVSSLAVTPGGRLWATWYAGVTPAEDDNNYVVLATSGDDGATWKEVLVADPDAEGPVRAFDPEIWLAPDGNLYWIWAQTLGHNGAISGVWALKITNPEDPEPSYEQPVRWTDGVMMCKPLVLSTGEWVLPVSTWRTQDDSARMVVSTDGGKTWSVRGACNVPKDVRSFDEHMFVEREDGSLWLLARTKYGMGESISTDRGETWPELTPSAIAHTSSRFFIHRLDSGNLLLVKHGPISEKTGRSHLMAFISTDDGRTWSDGLLLDERETISYPDGQQGPDGTITITYDFSRTGEREILLASFREEDAMAGENVSGEVKLRQLISKGSGGQPKKPAPGEQPSSNAGGAALIKAPAGTFALGGLETAECAPGIKIFTDRAYPMMDTPDALRGFQLVRVPLGGRKELVCEQAGMLYFLTPRPNRNKDSQSATLEAQGFKAVALPEFQLFGPKLAQNYCTLYQKHCEAGEKINIGAWAVPLFLAE; encoded by the coding sequence ATGATCCGTACTCTTGTTCCCATTGCCCTAATGCTCGTTGCCACCCATATTTCTTCAGGTCAGCAGGATGATCCGCCACAATTTCTCGGAGCACCGGATGCCTCGCGGGCGGTAAACAACCGGGCCGTGACAATGGTTTCCAGTTTGGCTGTCACGCCGGGCGGGCGGCTCTGGGCCACCTGGTACGCGGGAGTGACTCCGGCTGAGGATGATAATAATTATGTCGTGCTTGCGACCAGCGGTGATGACGGTGCCACCTGGAAGGAAGTCCTTGTGGCTGATCCGGACGCCGAAGGCCCGGTGCGCGCCTTTGATCCGGAGATCTGGCTCGCCCCCGACGGCAACCTTTACTGGATATGGGCGCAGACCCTCGGGCACAATGGTGCGATCAGCGGCGTGTGGGCGCTGAAAATCACCAACCCCGAAGATCCCGAGCCCTCGTACGAACAGCCCGTCCGCTGGACAGACGGGGTCATGATGTGTAAGCCGCTCGTGCTTTCGACCGGCGAGTGGGTGCTGCCAGTTTCCACCTGGCGCACGCAGGACGACAGCGCGCGCATGGTTGTCTCGACCGACGGGGGCAAGACCTGGTCTGTACGCGGTGCGTGCAACGTGCCCAAGGATGTTCGCTCATTTGATGAGCACATGTTTGTCGAGCGCGAGGATGGCAGCCTCTGGCTGCTCGCCCGGACAAAGTACGGGATGGGCGAAAGCATCTCGACGGATCGCGGTGAGACCTGGCCGGAGCTGACCCCCTCCGCCATCGCTCACACCTCTTCGCGCTTCTTTATCCACCGGCTTGACTCCGGAAATCTCCTGCTGGTCAAACACGGCCCGATCAGTGAAAAGACCGGTCGCTCGCACCTCATGGCCTTCATCTCCACCGATGACGGCCGCACCTGGTCAGACGGGCTCCTGCTCGACGAGCGCGAGACCATTTCTTATCCGGACGGACAGCAGGGGCCGGACGGCACGATCACCATCACCTACGACTTCAGCCGCACCGGGGAGCGTGAAATTCTCTTAGCCTCATTCCGTGAAGAAGACGCGATGGCTGGTGAAAATGTCAGCGGTGAGGTCAAGCTGCGCCAGCTCATCAGCAAGGGCAGCGGTGGCCAGCCGAAGAAACCTGCTCCTGGCGAACAGCCTTCCTCCAACGCCGGAGGCGCGGCCTTGATAAAAGCTCCGGCGGGTACGTTTGCACTGGGCGGCCTTGAAACGGCGGAATGTGCCCCGGGGATAAAGATATTTACCGACCGCGCGTATCCAATGATGGATACACCCGACGCGCTTCGGGGGTTTCAGCTTGTTCGCGTGCCACTGGGGGGACGCAAGGAGCTCGTCTGCGAGCAGGCCGGCATGCTTTACTTTCTGACTCCGCGGCCGAACCGAAACAAAGACAGCCAGAGTGCCACGCTGGAGGCGCAGGGCTTTAAGGCCGTCGCCTTGCCGGAGTTCCAGCTTTTTGGTCCGAAGTTGGCCCAGAACTACTGCACGCTCTACCAGAAACACTGCGAGGCAGGAGAAAAAATCAACATCGGCGCGTGGGCCGTCCCGCTCTTTCTGGCCGAATAA
- a CDS encoding LacI family DNA-binding transcriptional regulator, with protein sequence MPESPPISLKQIADEAGVSAMTVSRVLRKSPQVSPDTRQRVLQAAERLGYRPDPHVTQLMEHVRRRRLTGQRATLAHVYDHPAAATDIHNYVSLEHIRARADGHGYRVDSFRLGPGGVSARRLRDILRTRGIRGVLLSVNALARTSTELDYSELATVTFGFGLDGPSLHRASTNVTQGMLDIFVQLESRGYRRIGMAITPWADQRAGHTYSGALLHHQQSLPVSRRLPMLLLSSPEQEQNRLSFEAWMRKHRPDVLISVHEPVVHWLQNLGLNLPKDIGLLVHDWLPAMQGLAGMDHRRPEVAAAAVDLLAAHLQHHEYGLPEVPRQILIPPAFIEGASLRPVT encoded by the coding sequence ATGCCGGAATCTCCCCCAATCAGCCTGAAGCAAATCGCCGACGAAGCCGGTGTTTCCGCCATGACGGTATCGCGTGTATTGCGAAAATCACCACAGGTTAGCCCCGACACACGGCAACGTGTCCTCCAGGCAGCCGAACGCCTGGGCTACAGACCCGATCCGCATGTGACGCAGTTGATGGAGCATGTGCGACGCAGACGACTGACCGGCCAACGTGCCACGCTCGCCCATGTCTATGACCATCCGGCGGCGGCCACCGACATCCACAACTACGTCTCACTGGAGCACATCCGCGCACGCGCCGACGGGCACGGCTATCGGGTGGATTCTTTTCGGCTCGGGCCGGGCGGAGTCAGCGCCCGGCGGCTGAGGGATATCCTGCGCACGCGGGGCATCCGTGGCGTGCTGCTCTCCGTCAACGCCTTGGCTCGCACGAGCACGGAGCTTGACTACTCGGAACTGGCCACGGTGACATTTGGCTTTGGGCTGGACGGGCCTTCCCTGCACCGCGCGAGCACGAATGTCACACAAGGCATGCTCGATATTTTCGTCCAACTGGAAAGCCGCGGTTATCGCCGGATTGGTATGGCGATAACGCCCTGGGCGGACCAACGTGCCGGTCACACTTATTCAGGTGCCCTGCTCCACCACCAGCAATCCCTGCCCGTCTCTCGCCGCCTGCCCATGCTGCTGCTGTCCTCTCCCGAGCAGGAACAGAACCGCTTGAGCTTCGAAGCTTGGATGCGCAAGCACCGACCGGACGTACTCATCAGCGTGCATGAACCGGTCGTGCACTGGCTGCAAAACCTCGGGCTAAACCTGCCCAAAGACATCGGACTGCTCGTGCATGACTGGCTGCCGGCCATGCAGGGGCTGGCAGGGATGGATCACCGTCGCCCGGAAGTCGCCGCCGCAGCCGTGGATTTATTGGCCGCGCATCTCCAGCACCACGAATATGGCCTGCCCGAAGTCCCGCGGCAGATTTTGATTCCGCCCGCCTTTATTGAGGGCGCCAGCCTGCGCCCGGTCACTTGA